The Planktothrix agardhii NIES-204 genomic interval ATTTCTCTCGAAGAAAAACCGATTATGGATGGATAAAAACTTTTAGAAGTGAAAACAATAGGTAATAAACCTATTAAAAACAATTTAATAATAATAGTTTACCTCCGACTCGATAATTTGTTAATTTAAAACACTGATTTGATTGGAGTCAGTAATCACAATTTTATCAATTTTATTAGATTGTTGTTCGGGAATAACTCCTTTAATTACAATAGTTTTATTTTGTAGATTTAACCCACTTCCAGCATTAGGAATCTGATTCAAAATTTTTGGATTCAGGAAAACATAATAAATCTTTTTATCTTTTGATTGTAATGTTAACCGAGTTATTTGATTTTCTACCATGGTTAAACCATTAACAATTCCTATAATTTGATTAGATTTTGTTGTCAAAGATGATGAAATAGTAGAAGTTACTGGAGAACAGAAAAAGTTAACCGGATTTCGAGTGAAATCCGCACATTTTAATACTTCTTCTGCTCTCTGACTAATTTGAATAAAGGAGGAAAAATCCGGTTCTCCATCAACACCATAATTTGCTTTTTTCTGGATATTTACAGGAGCATTAACTAACGCTTGGGTAATCGCTTTTTGATCATTATTTGACAAATTAGGAGAAAGATATACCCCTGACCCTGGAATATTTCTACTCCTCTGAATCACCCTAAAATTAGGATCATTTTTAACCGCTTCATAGGATGCTGCACCGACATCGGCTTTCCCAGTTCTAACTAACTCTTGAATGACTTCCCCCCTATGTCCCATCGTTACCCGTAGAGATTTGCCAAATAAATCATAACTAGGCATATAAAAACTAGAAGCAGAGTTAAAATCTCCTAAAGCAATAACGGTGGTATTTTTGAAATCAGAAATAGACTGAATTGAACTATTTTTTTCAACAAATAATGCCGATTGATAATAGGGAGGAGACTGGGGAAACATTCGCGCTACCCAAATATATCCGTTATCTTTAGCGGCTACGGAAATCATCGGGGAAAGGGTAAAAGCTATATCCCATTTTTTAGTGGCCAGTTTGTTTTTTACCTCTTGATAAGATTCCCTAAGTTTGCTATCAATAGTAATGGTAATTTGATCACCAAACTGTTGTTTTAAATATTCAACTAATGGGGTATAATCATCTGATTTCACTAAAATTCCAATAGTTAGGGAATTTGTCTCTAAACGGTTTATTGGTTGTTGTTTTTCTGAAAATACTAATGGAATTAAACCCGTTTTAGGATTGACAAAAAGATAAACCATAATCCCAAATAAAGATAAACTTAAGATGGCACTTATGGTTAAAATAAAAGCCTGGTTAGTTTTAGAAGAACTCATTTTTTTATTCTGGCGAGGATTGTTTTTCAATGATCGCTTGGCGAAATCCTAAAACCAGTAAAATATTAGCCAAGGTTAAAAAGACTTCCGCCCCGCCATGTAACCAATCAATATTAGCTAAAGATTCCTGATAAACTACTTTGGCATAAATTCCCGCCGGAATTGTTACCGCGACAAATACTAATGTTCCATAGAACCCAATTAAAGCTAAACGGGGCATTTGTCCAGAACGAGTTAAAAACCACAAAAACCCTAAATAGGGAAATAGAGAAATCGCAAATAAAGTATCTTTTGAAAACATTGTTTTTTAAAGGTTAGAGGGAATCAAATTTTGTGCAGAATCAAGTAGGGGCGGGTTAATATAGATTTAGGTGATTAGTAGAAATTTACTAGAACCCGCCCCTACTTAATTTTTAACGGAATTTGCATTACGCCAAATCCACCAAGCCGCCACACAAAGGGTCGTATTTCCCACAACTGTCATCGTTGCTTGTAAGGTAACTAACCATTCTAAGGAGGCAGGATTATCAAAATAATGCCAGGTACAAGCACACATGGCGCTGACTAAAGATGGTAACATAGCCAAGGAAAGACCCCACCAAGCTCGATTTTGAGTCACTTCTCCATAAATCCAGATGAACCAAATCGCGACAATCCACTCAATCACACTCGAAATATGAATTACCCAGGTCGGAATAGATAAAGCGTGCATAATTTGACAATTGATAACAGAAAGTTAGTTAATATTTGAGTCTGATATTTATGTTAATTTAATTAGCGTACAATCTGATATTAATATTGGGAACTGGAGAAACGGGAGGCCATGCAACGGGTAATTTGTAGTGGATATTATGGAAAGGGCAATGGCGGGGATGAGGCTTTGTTAGCATCGCTGTTACAAATGCTACCGCCTACGGTTGAACCAATTGTCTTGTCGGGAAACCCCAACCAAACCCAAAACCATTATCAGGTGGAAGCCTGCGACCGGATGAATGGGATGGAAGTTTTCAACGCCCTCTGTCGCGCCGATGCTTTAATTTGGGGCGGGGGGAGTCTGATCCAAGATGTGACCAGTGCCATCAGTCCTTTTTATTATGGCGCTTTGATGGGATTAGCGCAACGGATGGGACTCACAACTATTGCCTGGGCCCAGGGTATTGGCCCCTTGAACCGTTCTATTTCTCGATGGCTGGCAAAAAAAACCTTTTCGGGCTGTAGTGCCGTCAGCGTGCGTGATGTGGGTTCTGCAAGGTTATTATCTAAGTGGAATATTCCCTTTACCCTGGCCCCTGATCCGGTTTGGGCCTTGGAATCTCGACCCGTAGCCGGGTTGTGGGATTTACCCGCGCCACGAGTTGCCCTGACTTTGCGACCTCACCCCCAATTGACGCCGGAACGGTTATTATTAATTACTCAGGCATTAATATCTTTTCAAAAAGCTACCCAAACGTTTATTTTATTAATTCCGTTTCAGCCTATTCAGGATTTAGCGATCGCCCAAATTATACATCAAGCCCTACCCGAAAATAGTCAGATTCTAATATTAGATGATCCTCGACAATTAAAAGGAGTATTTCGAGGAGTTGAATTTTTGATTGGAATGCGATTTCATAGTTTAATTATGGCAGCAACAGAACAATGTCGCTGTTTTGCCTTGAGTTATGATCCTAAAGTTAGCCGTTTAATAGAAGAATTAGAATTACCCGGATGGGAAATTGATCAACTCCCAGAAGATCCTAACTTAATTAGTAAAATCTGGATTGATTGTTATGCTAATAATCAACCCTTTTCCCAGGGAAAAATCGAGTTTTTTGTAGATAGGGCAAAAGTCCATAAAGAACTACTCTACTCCCAATTTCATTAAATCCTATTGTTCATTTTACAGTCATTATTTATGGCCCGCGTCCGAGTTCGTCAGCACGTTAATCCCCTCAGTCAAAAATATCTAATTCCGGTAATTCCGCCTGACTGGTCAAAGATTTATACCAATTCTAACCAACCCATTCATTTAGATATTGGCTGCGCTAGAGGTCAATTTTTATGCGAATTTGCCCAATTAGAAACCCAATGGAATTATTTAGGATTAGAAATTCGAGAATCCTTAGTTGAGGAAGCTAATATGATCCGAGATCAACTGGAATTAACGAATTTATATTATCTATTTTGTAATGCTAATACTTCAATTCAACCGATTTTAGACTCCTTACCAACAGGATTATTAAAACGAGTTAGTATTCAATTTCCCGACCCTTGGTTTAAAAAACGTCATCAAAAACGCCGAGTTGTTCAACCGGAATTAGTAAATAATTTAGCCGATTATTTAGCAGCAGGAACAGAGGTTTTTGTCCAGTCTGATATACAAGAAGTTGCATTAGAAATGTGCGATCGCTTTTCTGAACATCCCGCTTTTCATCGTACCCAAAATGACTGGTTAACGGAAAATCCCCTTCCCCTTTCGACAGAACGAGAACAATCAACTTTAGAACGAAATGAACCCGTTTATCGGGCTTTATTTATCAAGACATCTGATTAAAACAACAGAGGAGAAACATTCAGACTTGTAATTTTTGCCTGAATATTTATCCTCCAATTCTCGATTTTAGACCCTAAACCCTATTAATCTATAAGTGATGATAACTATTTTTCAGGGGGGAAATCGAGATTTAAAATTCACAAAAAACAGAAAAAAGAAAGTTGTCTTTAAATTTTGAAAAGTTTTTATTTGAAAACAATTAAGCGCCAATAGCTTCTTCCACACCGGGTAAACGTTGAGCAGAATAACCGACACCTCGCACCGTTAAAATATATTCAGGATTGCGTTGATCTTCTTCAATTTTTGCTCGTAACCGCGCAACATGAACATCCACAACCCGCATATCCGCAATCCGTCGAGGTGTATATCCCCATAATTCCTTGAGAATTTCTGAACGAGAAACCGCACTCCCAGAACGTTTAACTAATAACTCCAAAAGATTGAATTCAATATAGGTTAAGGCAACCACTTTATCACCCTTATAAACCCGTCGTTTAACCGTATCAATCCGCACGGATTCGAGTTGAATCATCTCTGGACTCAAACTATGGGATGGAGTCGTATCTTTAAACCGTCTTAAAATCGCATGAATTCGAGCTTCTAATTCTTTAGGAGAAAACGGTTTAGTTAAATAATCGTCTGCTCCTAATTCTAAACCCGTAATTCGATCCGCCACATCCCCTAAAGCGGTTAACATAATAATCGGAATATCTGATTTTGTGCGAAGTTCTTGACACACGCCATAACCATTTAATTTCGGCATCATTACATCCAAAACCAAAAGATCAGGACTTTCTTTTTCAAACATTTCTAGCGCTTCTAAACCATCGGCGGCGACTACAACATTATAACCTGCCATGGAAAGACGAGTCTTCAAGATCCGCCGAATCGCGGATTCATCATCAGCAACTAGAATTTTTTCTCCGTTGCGTTTTTCGTCAAATTGTGCTTGTACGCTCATATCTGGTTTTATAATAGATGGATCAGCCGTTAATCGAGCAAGGCAAAAGCAAATCACATCAATGCCCACAGGTTCTCAGGACTGCTTCAACCCACAAATTCTGATAAACTGCATAGTGATATGACGGGACAGAAATTCACTTGTTCTTGGGGTGGGTGATTCAGTCTGATGCTTAGATTGCTGCCTATTATGATAACATAAGTTTTCAATTTGTTATCAAACTTAACAAACCTACCATTTGTCGTAATATTCAGTTACGGGGGTTAATATTTTTAAACAAAACATCAATAGTGCTATAGCAATCCTAAATAGGTTGTAACATTTCAATACTGATATGAAACGGCCAGAAGTATTACCCCAGATCCCTCCCCCCCTAGCCCCCCAGGGCTGTTCCGGTGTTCCCTTTTGATCAGGGATTTTAAACACAACTCAAATAGGATTGCTATATTATACCTAATTAGTAACAACGATTTTGGGATTTGGTAAACGTTCTTGGCGTTATTCCATGTTAGTCAAAGATGGGATCATCGAAAAAATGTTTATTGAGCTGGAAGTTGCTGGCGATCCATTTGAAGTTTCCGATGCAGAAACTATACTCAAATATATTAATCCTAATGCGGTCAAACTCCCTTTAGTTTCGCTGTTTACAAAAGTAGGTTGTCCCTACTGCGCCCGTGCTAAAGCCCTATTAAAAGAGCGAGGAATTGCTTTTGAAGAAATTGTTTTAGGGAAAGAAATTACAACCAAAAGTTTGCAAGCAGTCACCGGAAGTACCACAGTTCCTCAACTTTTTATTGATGGAAAACTAATTGGTGGTTCTGAGGATTTAGCCAAGCATTTTGGAGTCTAATAATTCCTTTTTAATAGTTCAGGGAATTAACCACCACTAACCGGAGGAATTAAAACAATTTCATCTTTATCCTGTATTTCAGTATCAGGATTAACGAATTCTAGGTTAATTCCAAACCTGGTGACATTTCGCCATTTTTCTAGTTCTGGGTGTTCTTGAATTAACCGATCTAAAATTGCAGAAATGGGAGTTTTTGGTGGAAAATTCAATACTAATTCTGGAACTTTGTAGGCTTCTTGAAAGACTGCAAATAGTTTCACCGTAACTGTGATTGACATAATTCGTAATTACCCATTACCCATTACCCATTACCCATTACCCATTACCCATTACCCATTACCCATTACCCATTACCCATTACCCATTACCCATTACCCATTACCCATTTTAGAAAAAAACCTACCCCGTATCATAACAGGATAGGAAGAAATATCGCTGAGAAGTTACGTTTAACTTTTATTTAAAAAGCGTTGAACTTGTCCAATGGCGATCGCACCAATATTAAAAAAAACCCAACCCAATGCTGCAATTAGGGGTAATAGAACAATCAAAATGCGAAAATCGAAATCCATAGATTCTCCTCCTAAAGTTTTTTAAACATCTTTCATCTTTTTGTTTTGATTCCAACTATTCTGGTAATCAAGAGAGGACTGAGGCTGTTTTGCCAGTTCTGTTAACCCCATTTTATCAGATTACGAGGATCAGTAGAATGAGAACCCGATCCCAGAATATAAAGTTTTGTTACAATCCTTGAGTTAAAATACTTATAAGTAGTTGCACAAAATAAATTACCTAGTTGAGAGAGGGAACATCCCCCCAAACCCCCCGTGCACAGGGGGCTAGGGGGGGAGGGAACAGGGTAGCTGAAGGAGTTCTATATGTGGTGGATGAAGTCCGGGAGTCTGCCGACGGCAAATCCTACGCCGCATACGGCAAAATTCGGCGTCTGATTCAATAGCATGGGCAGTTTGTATTTCACCCCTAACCTCATCCTTACACCCATTACCCATTACCCATTACCCATTAAATGGTCTAAGCTCTAATCTGTTAGGTCATCTGGCAAGAATTAGGGTAGAATAGGGATTTCCAACAGATCAGCATAACCTGGTTAAATCAGATTCAGTCTGATAGAATCTGAAAAATTCAAGAACCACAGACAACCTCACAACAATCAAGTGAGTGAATAATATTCGGCGGATAACTTGTCCGTGGGAGCCTGTGGACTGGATTGTGCCAACACTTCCACCCCTGAAGTCGGAACAAAACCAACATCAAAAAAATCCCAGATTTTAATTGATGGTTGTAGGTTTGGTGAAAGTGCTTGCTAGAATATCAAAATTAGACCCGTGTGAGGAGCAAATAGAGTGTCGAAAATACTACTGAAAGCATGGCTACTCAGTCCTGCCGTCTTAGGAGCTAGTTTATTAGCCCCGATGACAGCATTAGCAGAGTTACCCGTGACTAAGGCCGGGCCCACTGCGATTGCAGCGGCAACCGAAGTATCTGCCCCGGCAGAAACCCCTTTGGAACCCATCCAAACTGAGTTAAAAATCAGTGAGCAAGTCTCTGTGAATCCTTTGGACATTTTGACCCTCACCCCACCGCAACAGTTAGCTCAGGTTCCCGTGAATCCCCATGCTGGAGCAGGGAACAGTAGAGGCATCGAAACTCCCGCTAACAGCGAGATTCCCCTAGCTGATCTCGATGCTGCACCTCAAGGCGATGCGGCCAATAACGCCGAGGTGATGCAACAGCTTAATGAATATGGCCGTGAAGGTCGGGGCAACAAGCGTCAAGCTCAAGTTACCTCCGTCTCCCAACTGTCCGACGTTCAACCGACGGACTGGGCGTTCCAAGCTCTACAATCCTTAGTAGAACGCTATGGGTGTATTGCAGGATATCCCGATGGAACTTTCAAAGGGAATCGTGCTTTAACCCGTTTTGAATTCGCTGCTGGGGTGAATGCCTGTTTAGAGCGGATTAATGAACTGATTGCTGCCTCAACCAAAGATTTAGTCACCCGTGAGGATTTGGCGCAACTGCAACGCCTCATGGAAGAATTTGCAGCCGAATTAGCCAGTCTGCGCGGAAGAATTACGGTATTAGAAGCCCGCGCCGGAGAACTGGAAGCCAATCAATTCTCTACCACTACTAAACTACGGGGAGAAGTGGTGTTCTGGCCAGGAGATGCCCTTGGAGATCGGGCGTCTTATAATGTGGTCGGTCAGTTTGCCGATACGAGCGATGACCCCGCCGAAGCCTATTTTGGCTACCGCGCTCGTTTAAACTTTGATACCAGTTTCACGGGCCAAGATTTACTCAGAACCCGTTTACAAGCCCAATCCATACCGGATTTGAGTGCTTTTGATGTCACCAATACCCTAATGTCTCGGACGGGCATTGATGGTCAACCTGGCAACGTGACTCTGGATAACCTCACCTACCGTTACCCCTTCTCCCAAGGAAAAGGTTTAGTCTGGGTCGGTGCAAAAGGGTTAGCCTTGGATGATATTCAAGATGTTCTGACTCCCTTTGGTGATGATGCCGGTGGTTCAATTTCCCGCTTTGGACGCTTCAACCCGACGACATTCCAGGGCCCTTCTGGTACGGGCTTAGGTGTGGAATATGCCTTTAGTCACGCTTTTAAAGCTAACCTGGGTTATATGGCCGATGATGGTTTTGCTTCTCAAGCCAGCCAGGGTACAGGTATGTTCAATGGTACCTATGGTGCCATGGCTCAATTAGTCTTTGCGCCAACTGATAACCTGGCTTTTTCCTTGGATTATAACCACCGTTACTTCAGTAACGATAACGTATACGTTTCCGGTGGTACGGGGAGTTGGGGTGCTAATAGACCTTTCGGTAATAATGCCACAACCACAGATAACCTGGGCGTACAAATGAACTGGAGAGTCGCCAGCCATTTCTCCATCGGCGGTTGGTTTGGAAGTACCTGGGCTGACCAGAAGAATGGTGGTAACAGTAATGCAACCATTATCAACTGGGCTGCGGTGTTAGGATTTCCCGATATCCTCCGAGAAGGAGATGCTGGGGGTTTAATTGTGGGGATGCCTCCGAAAGTCGTCAGTCATGATATTAATGGCTTAGAAGACAGAGACACCTCCATTCATATTGAAGGCTTCTATCGCTTACCCCTCAGCGAGTACATTGCTGTGACACCTGGTTTCTACGTCGTCACCAATCCTGATCATAATAGCAACAACAACACGATTGTTGTGGGAACATTGCGGACAACTTTCCGCTTCTAATTCCCTTTTAATATTTATTGAATCAACCAGTTTCTTTAAGAGGCTGGTTTTTTTATGACTTCAAGATTGGGGTTTTGATCCGGTATTCCGAACGTTAATTAATTTGTTGAGAATATCAAACCAAAAGGAAGAACCCATGGAAATTGCGATCGCAGTTAATCCCCAGCCCATGATAACTTTAAATAGTTGAATAACAATATTTTCCCCTGAATTAAACTGTTGATTTAAGTTAGATTGATCCCATCCTAAAGGCAAGGAAGAAAAGTCAAATAAATAAGAATAGAGAAAATTTTCGGTTAAATCTTGACAATTTTTTGTAAATTCAGCATCTGAATTTAAACAGTTATTCAAGGGAGAATTAGGATTGTTAGTTAAAACAATATCAATACTTTGACTGATATTTTCCTGTAAAACAGGTTCTTGAAAAAGACGATTAGTAATATTTAATGTATCGGCATTTAATCCCATGGCGACTAGGAATCCAATGGTAAGTGTAATCATTTTTACTTGCCGTTTATAGACTCCCGATGCCCGGTTCATAGACTGTTGAAACCAATCGCTGATCGCTGTTTCTAAGGATTCAAAATTAGCAGTATCTCCGGCTTGATTTTTGGTTTTTATGGCTAAAATTTTGAATAGTTTAATTTGATCTGGATCAAAAAACTGTTTGATCTCCTCTGAGTTAATCGATAGAATAAAATCATCAATGGTTAAACTATTGATTTCGGGTTGAACTCCAGACTTTTCTATAATTACACTAATTAAGGCTAAAGCAAAGGTTGAATTAGGAATATAAGATGGCCCAACAGAATTTTTATTCCCCCGTTGTTTATAATCTTTCCAAGATTTAATTAAAGGGTATTGGTACAGAAGTTCTGTTGCTGAATCTCCTAAAATAAATTGAATAGAACGATATAAATTTTTGGCTCTCCAATCAAAAATAGAACTGGCTAAAAATTCTTGTATTTCTGATATTAATAAACTCAGAAGTAAATAAATAAAAAATAAGCCGATGGCGACATTAAGGGTTGAGGGAATATTCATATTTGGTTAAAAGTGGGGAGAAATAAGGGAAAGAAAGCCCTGAAGGGCTTACTACGGTTTGGGGATCATTGTATGATATTAGTTAAAATTAACATAGTTTTAAGGATTTTGAATTATGCTTCAATCTAAAAAATTACCTCGTTTAGCGATAACATTAGGTGATCCATCAGGAATAGGGCCAGAAGTAATATTAAAAGTTTTAGCTGATCCAGCACTGCATCAACATTGTGATCTAACTATAGTGGGAAGCGATCGCATTTTACAAGCAACCTATCAGCAATTACAAAATCAGGGATTTCAGGCGGCAAAACCTAATCATTTACGGGTGATTGATTTAGAGCCTGATCCGAGTTTACCCCCATTAGAAATCGGGGTCGGAAATCAATCCAGTGGGGCGCTCAGTTTTCAATATTTAGATACAGCTATTACCAGAACTTTACAAGGAGAATTTGATGGAATTATCACCGGGCCAATCGCTAAAAATCTCTGGAATTTAGCGGGTTATAATTACCCCGGACAAACGGAATTTTTAGCAGAAAAAGCCAAGGTTAAACGCTTTGGAATGCTATTTGTTGCCCGCTCTCCCTATACAGGCTGGACATTAAGAACTCTATTAGCTACGACCCATATTCCCCTAACGCAAATTTCCCAAACCTTAAACCCGGAATTAATGAGTTTAAAATTAGAGTTGTTGGTCGATTGTTTACGCCATGAATTTGGATTAGAAAATCCTAGAATTGCCGTAGCCGGATTAAATCCCCATAGCGGAGAAAATGGGCAGTTAGGAACAGAAGAAAAAGACTGGTTAATTCCTTGGTTAAATCAACAACGC includes:
- the pdxA gene encoding 4-hydroxythreonine-4-phosphate dehydrogenase, with the protein product MLQSKKLPRLAITLGDPSGIGPEVILKVLADPALHQHCDLTIVGSDRILQATYQQLQNQGFQAAKPNHLRVIDLEPDPSLPPLEIGVGNQSSGALSFQYLDTAITRTLQGEFDGIITGPIAKNLWNLAGYNYPGQTEFLAEKAKVKRFGMLFVARSPYTGWTLRTLLATTHIPLTQISQTLNPELMSLKLELLVDCLRHEFGLENPRIAVAGLNPHSGENGQLGTEEKDWLIPWLNQQRDRYPYIQLDGPIPPDTMWVKPGQAWFNLGKNAHDAYIALYHDQGLIPVKLMAFDRAVNTTIGLPFIRTSSDHGTAFDIAGKGIADGSSMKAAIELGIELVNNRINP
- a CDS encoding two-component response regulator, which codes for MSVQAQFDEKRNGEKILVADDESAIRRILKTRLSMAGYNVVVAADGLEALEMFEKESPDLLVLDVMMPKLNGYGVCQELRTKSDIPIIMLTALGDVADRITGLELGADDYLTKPFSPKELEARIHAILRRFKDTTPSHSLSPEMIQLESVRIDTVKRRVYKGDKVVALTYIEFNLLELLVKRSGSAVSRSEILKELWGYTPRRIADMRVVDVHVARLRAKIEEDQRNPEYILTVRGVGYSAQRLPGVEEAIGA
- the pbsY gene encoding photosystem II protein Y, with product MDFDFRILIVLLPLIAALGWVFFNIGAIAIGQVQRFLNKS
- a CDS encoding polysaccharide pyruvyl transferase, with product MQRVICSGYYGKGNGGDEALLASLLQMLPPTVEPIVLSGNPNQTQNHYQVEACDRMNGMEVFNALCRADALIWGGGSLIQDVTSAISPFYYGALMGLAQRMGLTTIAWAQGIGPLNRSISRWLAKKTFSGCSAVSVRDVGSARLLSKWNIPFTLAPDPVWALESRPVAGLWDLPAPRVALTLRPHPQLTPERLLLITQALISFQKATQTFILLIPFQPIQDLAIAQIIHQALPENSQILILDDPRQLKGVFRGVEFLIGMRFHSLIMAATEQCRCFALSYDPKVSRLIEELELPGWEIDQLPEDPNLISKIWIDCYANNQPFSQGKIEFFVDRAKVHKELLYSQFH
- a CDS encoding glutaredoxin-family domain protein; translation: MLVKDGIIEKMFIELEVAGDPFEVSDAETILKYINPNAVKLPLVSLFTKVGCPYCARAKALLKERGIAFEEIVLGKEITTKSLQAVTGSTTVPQLFIDGKLIGGSEDLAKHFGV
- a CDS encoding serine/threonine protein kinase, whose amino-acid sequence is MSSSKTNQAFILTISAILSLSLFGIMVYLFVNPKTGLIPLVFSEKQQPINRLETNSLTIGILVKSDDYTPLVEYLKQQFGDQITITIDSKLRESYQEVKNKLATKKWDIAFTLSPMISVAAKDNGYIWVARMFPQSPPYYQSALFVEKNSSIQSISDFKNTTVIALGDFNSASSFYMPSYDLFGKSLRVTMGHRGEVIQELVRTGKADVGAASYEAVKNDPNFRVIQRSRNIPGSGVYLSPNLSNNDQKAITQALVNAPVNIQKKANYGVDGEPDFSSFIQISQRAEEVLKCADFTRNPVNFFCSPVTSTISSSLTTKSNQIIGIVNGLTMVENQITRLTLQSKDKKIYYVFLNPKILNQIPNAGSGLNLQNKTIVIKGVIPEQQSNKIDKIVITDSNQISVLN